From a region of the Panicum virgatum strain AP13 chromosome 2K, P.virgatum_v5, whole genome shotgun sequence genome:
- the LOC120695608 gene encoding uncharacterized protein LOC120695608 translates to MEAQPRTPKAPCDEQAVIADATAAAPIEPITLGSTIASSLQQGFNISDLLSFDPASMGLTALGAKVPSLQQSANLADQLQLIKGLLSAPISTLVDDSIKIKEILEQIEFQLPESLRVKLWPAGHLPFFRAEVKAAQQRIELRHSQIPLKADIAQKCKLLNQKKATLDAKADISESTRRLNLLEKELMELEEKIHSTQRLIQEEKASIANSKQEAQKMTEQIRAEATFVHDMI, encoded by the exons ATGGAAGCCCAACCCAGAACTCCCAAAGCTCCGTGTGACGAACAAGCCGTCATAGCCGATGCTACTGCCGCTGCCCCAATTGAGCCGATCACACTCGGATCGACCATTGCTTCTTCCTTACAACAG GGCTTCAACATTTCagatttgctctcctttgacccggcatcaatgggtctgactgcccttGGAGCAAAGGTACCATCtttacagcaatcggctaacttggcagatcagcttcaacttatcaagggtctgctctctgctccaatcagtactctggttgatgattccatcaagataaaagaaatcctcgagcagatagaatTCCAACTTCCAGAGTCACTTCgagtcaaactttggccagctggccatcttcctttctttcgggcagaagtgaaagcagcacaacagagaatagaattaaggcattctcaaattcctctgaaagctgacatcgCTCAGAAGTGCAAActgctcaaccaaaagaaagcaactctggatgccaaaGCTGACATCTCCGAGAGTACAAGGCGGCTCAACCTCctggaaaaggaactgatggaactaGAAGAAAAGATCCACAGCACCCAAagactgatccaagaggagaaagcctcgatcgcaaactccaagcaagaagcccaaaaAATGACCGAACAGATAcgagcaga